In Tubulanus polymorphus chromosome 2, tnTubPoly1.2, whole genome shotgun sequence, a single window of DNA contains:
- the LOC141898880 gene encoding uncharacterized protein LOC141898880 isoform X2, translating into MSNHSNIAVTQHVRQLKLDGAAQQRVCLQLLPPKGLLTDEDKDTANNICGVLASTSNLKASGVRLIPNSTSDYSGKLEPVIQGQSTEIGKVILSPSMNDPEVDSGTDSDFVAAMVTISTQHSQTESSDILAVQDDSPALNLPQLVSRLSAREKVDSSPTVLYPCDLCGKTYASRKNMRRHRVIHETPSQHTCRLCQKSFLRSDALRRHLKTHEIDVNHPQKQKIAAMSCLEDGEVILRGKGRPLICKKIGNVNDDISMAAAVILMENQEDKRKAAAEAEERKKRLIARQIQNTITLAMKEDKKTKVFEQGEVEVRQRSESNFAMSLEVGGKSKGHSRKRQQEKEIEERLLREEEERYEEAKRLRLEQERIEQLQANSDSDAETSSAAAVIAEMNVNQTSYSHDMLQMIQKQGKSMKSSKRSTCNILKRRSPRTISNN; encoded by the exons ATGAGCAATCATTCAAATATAGCAGTTACCCAGCATGTACGACAATTGAAATTGGATGGAGCTGCTCAGCAACGAGTTTGTTTACAGCTACTTCCACCGAAG GGActtttaactgatgaagataAAGATACAGCAAACAATATATGTGGAGTATTGGCATCAACATCTAATTTAAAAGCATCTGGTGTGCGCCTAATTCCTAATTCAACTAGTGATTATTCAGGAAAATTGGAACCAGTTATTCAAGGGCAATCTACTGAAATAGGAAAAGTCATTTTATCGCCATCAATGAATGATCCTGAAGTTGATTCAGGCACAG ATTCTGACTTTGTTGCTGCCATGGTTACAATATCGACTCAGCACTCACAGACTGAAAGTTCTGATATCCTTGCAGTTCAGGATGATTCCCCAGCACTTAATTTGCCTCAGCTTGTGAGTCGATTGAGTGCACGTGAGAAAGTAGATTCAAGTCCCACAGTTCTTTACCCATGTGATCTCTGTGGTAAAACTTATGCATCTCGCAAAAACATGAGACGTCACAGAGTGATTCATGAAACACCGTCGCAGCATACTTGCCGTCTGTGTCAGAAATCATTTCTACGGTCCGATGCCTTGCGACGACATTTAAAAACTCATGAAATTGATGTTAATCATCCTCAAAAACAGAAGATAGCAGCAATGTCCTGTTTAGAAGATGGTGAGGTAATTCTTCGAGGTAAAGGACGCCCACTTATTTGTAAAAAGATTGGAAATGTAAATGATGATATTAGTATGGCTGCTGCAGTGATATTAATGGAAAATCAGGAGGACAAACGTAAGGCAGCTGCAGAAGCTGAGGAAAGAAAAAAGCGGCTTATTGCTCGCCAAATCCAAAATACTATAACGCTTGCGATGAAAGAAGACAAAAAAACCAAAGTGTTTGAACAGGGAGAAGTGGAAGTTAGACAGAGGTCAGAAAGCAATTTTGCAATGTCTTTAGAAGTTGGAGGCAAATCCAAAGGGCATTCAAGAAAAAGACAACAGGAAAAGGAGATTGAGGAAAGATTATTACGTGAAGAAGAAGAACGGTATGAGGAGGCAAAACGCTTAAGGTTAGAGCAAGAGAGAATTGAACAGTTGCAGGCAAATTCTGATTCAGATGCTGAAACTTCATCTGCTGCTGCAGTTATAGCGGAAATGAATGTCAACCAAACAAGCTATAGCCATGATATGTTACAAATGATTCAAAAGCAAGGgaaatctatgaaatcatcaaaaagaAGCACATGTAATATTCTTAAAAGGCGTTCCCCTCGGACTATAAGTAATAACTGA
- the LOC141898880 gene encoding uncharacterized protein LOC141898880 isoform X1: MSNHSNIAVTQHVRQLKLDGAAQQRVCLQLLPPKVSSLRNLKENSDLFVRPMNSGLDVRSTAFKNEQGLLTDEDKDTANNICGVLASTSNLKASGVRLIPNSTSDYSGKLEPVIQGQSTEIGKVILSPSMNDPEVDSGTDSDFVAAMVTISTQHSQTESSDILAVQDDSPALNLPQLVSRLSAREKVDSSPTVLYPCDLCGKTYASRKNMRRHRVIHETPSQHTCRLCQKSFLRSDALRRHLKTHEIDVNHPQKQKIAAMSCLEDGEVILRGKGRPLICKKIGNVNDDISMAAAVILMENQEDKRKAAAEAEERKKRLIARQIQNTITLAMKEDKKTKVFEQGEVEVRQRSESNFAMSLEVGGKSKGHSRKRQQEKEIEERLLREEEERYEEAKRLRLEQERIEQLQANSDSDAETSSAAAVIAEMNVNQTSYSHDMLQMIQKQGKSMKSSKRSTCNILKRRSPRTISNN, translated from the exons ATGAGCAATCATTCAAATATAGCAGTTACCCAGCATGTACGACAATTGAAATTGGATGGAGCTGCTCAGCAACGAGTTTGTTTACAGCTACTTCCACCGAAGGTTTCTTCCCTaagaaatttgaaagaaaattccgATTTATTCGTGAGACCAATGAATTCTGGCTTGGATGTAAGATCAACTGCTTTTAAAAATGAACAGGGActtttaactgatgaagataAAGATACAGCAAACAATATATGTGGAGTATTGGCATCAACATCTAATTTAAAAGCATCTGGTGTGCGCCTAATTCCTAATTCAACTAGTGATTATTCAGGAAAATTGGAACCAGTTATTCAAGGGCAATCTACTGAAATAGGAAAAGTCATTTTATCGCCATCAATGAATGATCCTGAAGTTGATTCAGGCACAG ATTCTGACTTTGTTGCTGCCATGGTTACAATATCGACTCAGCACTCACAGACTGAAAGTTCTGATATCCTTGCAGTTCAGGATGATTCCCCAGCACTTAATTTGCCTCAGCTTGTGAGTCGATTGAGTGCACGTGAGAAAGTAGATTCAAGTCCCACAGTTCTTTACCCATGTGATCTCTGTGGTAAAACTTATGCATCTCGCAAAAACATGAGACGTCACAGAGTGATTCATGAAACACCGTCGCAGCATACTTGCCGTCTGTGTCAGAAATCATTTCTACGGTCCGATGCCTTGCGACGACATTTAAAAACTCATGAAATTGATGTTAATCATCCTCAAAAACAGAAGATAGCAGCAATGTCCTGTTTAGAAGATGGTGAGGTAATTCTTCGAGGTAAAGGACGCCCACTTATTTGTAAAAAGATTGGAAATGTAAATGATGATATTAGTATGGCTGCTGCAGTGATATTAATGGAAAATCAGGAGGACAAACGTAAGGCAGCTGCAGAAGCTGAGGAAAGAAAAAAGCGGCTTATTGCTCGCCAAATCCAAAATACTATAACGCTTGCGATGAAAGAAGACAAAAAAACCAAAGTGTTTGAACAGGGAGAAGTGGAAGTTAGACAGAGGTCAGAAAGCAATTTTGCAATGTCTTTAGAAGTTGGAGGCAAATCCAAAGGGCATTCAAGAAAAAGACAACAGGAAAAGGAGATTGAGGAAAGATTATTACGTGAAGAAGAAGAACGGTATGAGGAGGCAAAACGCTTAAGGTTAGAGCAAGAGAGAATTGAACAGTTGCAGGCAAATTCTGATTCAGATGCTGAAACTTCATCTGCTGCTGCAGTTATAGCGGAAATGAATGTCAACCAAACAAGCTATAGCCATGATATGTTACAAATGATTCAAAAGCAAGGgaaatctatgaaatcatcaaaaagaAGCACATGTAATATTCTTAAAAGGCGTTCCCCTCGGACTATAAGTAATAACTGA